The segment ggacacatatggaaggaaggcacgcgcaaggcctaggcaccaccagcctgtacccagccaatataagGCATGGTGAGGTCGGGGCTCAGAGATTCAGAAGGCATTGTTTAATGGTGAGGAGatgggaaaaatctatttttgaggttCTGGCTCAGGTTTTTTTGGGGaagtgtcctgctgggatgacttactacccaaaagaagcaagctgagttggaaccactaggtgcatgccatgagggatagggagagaggaAGAACCCAGATCGTAacaggaaagggtgccacgacagacaaacaaacaaaatatccttctttgtctggtgatgAGGAGATGGCACACAGACGGATTAGTGGTGGTCAGCCaatacacccagaccagacaaaagAGGTTAAtggctaaaacagtaaaatccaGTCACGGCAGACACTATAAAAAGAGGATCTTGCCATGAACAGAAAAACAGAGCAACAACGGGAATCATAACTAAGAAATAGGAATTCGAAAAGAGAGaccaagaaatagaaaagaaacgagtggaagggaaagaaagaaaacaaccagaaagaaaataaagtgagaattagaatggcaggcatgcaccggtagattgattccctctctctctcacaaaatcCTACTCTTTGTTAAAACCAAAAGGGGCCTCTGTGCATGAACCATTCAGGTCCATTTCTCTAAGGACAGTTAATCTCCACGACAGGACTTTTCCTGAGAGATTAATTGCGTTGAGAATGAACGTTCTTTCCTCTCTGGTTTTGCTCATGCGGACTAGATTTTAGCTGATTTCTTCATATTCTGATTAACCCATACATATTACTATTCGTTCCCTTTTGTtctgttcttttctttctgtAAAAGTGATTATTAGTACTGTGATTGTGTTTGGGGGTCATTTGGTCATTTCCTACTAAGTAGccagatattttatttattttttattattatgtctgtctgTCACAACTTGTCTGAAACAGCTCTGCATGTCGCAAGCACATTCTTGGCAAACCAGgctagtttgtgcacaagcctgGCTTAGTTTGCACACAAGCTGGACTAAATTGAGTTGCAGCTGGACCGGTCCCAACTCCCTTATTTAGAAAACTTAGGCCTAGTGCAGCAGGAAGCAGCCCAACACTACTAGCACAACCCACCACTTTACAagatggaataaaaaaaaaaaaatccattatgaCTTCTCTGAAATTTCGTTAACCAGATCGGTTAGGAAAACTAATTCTATAGCAATATATGCCATAAATTTGTTACAATTGTGATGAGGTCCGATAATCGCATACTCAATACATGATGAACTAGTATTACAGCTTAgtgattgaaaataaaatgtatattaCATAATAGAAAAAGATTTCACCAAAATCATCACATttgaacaataaaatatataataaataaataaagccttCTGTAGTAGAAGTAGAtctgtttttttattaaaacaaaaaaaaggctacactatcaaaataattttaaattaagataaattttttaataaatttcttaaaactttaTACTGTTGACATATATAGGACAATGgcatattttaattataattatattaaattatatgatatatgattatGATGTGATCGATGTATTGAAACACTTAATTGTAATAAACCAcaatatttaaccaaaaaaaaaaagggatgcTTATGTGTGTGTCTTAACAGTTGAGAATCTAGTTTGCTTAAACAAGACATCCTTTTCTCAAAATGCATCTAATTCTcatttttaacaaaacaaaGAGACTAGagagacccccccccccccccccttttttttttaaaagataaaatgcAGATTTAAAAAGAGTTTTAGGGAAGATATAATATACTCTTGTGTGCCCTAAGGTCACAGCTCAAGGAACAAATAAATATGCAATTATTGTGGTTCCATACAATTTTTCTTAATACTTGTgtacaatttaatttttcatttttaaaaaattttaaatacaatagTATGAAAATCTTAACTTGTATCTTTAAGATACTTGTTAACAAtaacttaatttattttcttgttgtcCTAATTAGGAATGACAAGAGGGAAAGATGAGATTGAATTAGGGGTTTTATACCCCTCTCTTTAGGGTAGAAAAACCTGCGCAAGACCAGAGTGGAGTAGGACGAGGGCGAGGCAGGTTGGTGATGTTTTGCTATTTAGCCGATTCTTAATGAAATGGATTTGACATTACATAGATagaaatgaaagaaacaaagataCAATTATGAAAGTGCTAAGAAAGtgggaaaaaatatattttaagatggtatatataatttaaatatattaaataaaaacacacatatTAAAAGTTTAgagttcatttaattttatttcaagcaTAAGTTAAGCTTGAGCTCAATATTAAATAAGATTACGTGTTTAAATTTAGTTCATTTTCTTGTCGAATAAATTAGAGCTTGTTCACGAATTATtcgattaaatttttttttttcatatacagTGAAAccatgattaaatttttttactcattcACAAATTTGTTAATCTTTACTAtgaataaattgtttaaattatcaATAAACCACAACCCAAACTTATATGAATCTATTTACTAACTTTtagatataaaaatataatatttatatagttAAACCGTGCCTCATATCATGGGCTTGATTGcaaacacattattatgtttaaaCTTTACTCGTTTAATAGTCGAGCTTAAATTCTGGTTTGAACTTAACTTAtttactaaacaaacaaacacagacaaacattttttttgaatgagttCAAATTAATCATAAACAATTTAGTTTATATACTACCCTAATTTGGGGTGGGATGAGATGAGATGGGGTGAAAATAGTCTATTATAGATGAGCAAAACCTGTTCCCGCCAGTTATTTCTTccagatgaaagaaaaaaaaaaaaaaaaaaaaaaaaaaaaaaaaaaaaaaactcacacaaACCATAGTGGATAGGTGACAAAGATATTTAGCCATATATATTTTAGATTAAACTAgcgagaatttttattttgtataaaaagaagaagaagttatgtagtaaaatttataatatttataatatttttctatttgaattaCTTGTGCTTAGTAACTTGTCTATTTGTAGgacctatttatttaaatttgtcttatctctatctctagcattacttaATATTTTGGCATTCTTAAtagcgaaaaaaaaaagtaatctaaattttttttaatatctcccaaaaatatttatatatataaaaaaaaattattccccAAATTTGGGGTCTTTCTCTAGTAGGGGAGAAAGCTCTAGGCATGGGCCTAATTGTCCCAGAGACtgaaattttgatttgtttaatattttttgggttgctttttctctcttttatattattatttttctattcctttGTCCTTTCTTTGAAAGTGTTTTAGAGGGTGTTTAGTAGATAggtttgagtaatgttatttgggtgtttttgatatatgtgtagataaaaaagtgtatgaaaaaatatataatgttcTTTAAAATGCTCAAAAGTATGTTTAAACTAAGTTACCAAACACCtccttaatttgttatattttttgtcGTTATTGTCGTAATCATGGACATGGTCACGAaccttttaaagaaaaaaaaaaaaaaaaaaacccaaagaggtttccattcatttccctgGCCGCGGACAAGACTACTCAAGCTCACCTTCCTGACTCACTAGACCTACTTCCCAAACAGACCCGAAAGAAAGAAATTGCGGGAAGCAACGGGTCATTTAGGCGGGAATCCAACCAAGCACGCCttgcgctctctctctctcgatctcCTTCAATCCACACTACATTTCCTCTCTcacaagtctctctctctctcgctgtGATACCAATGGAGCTTTCATCTTcatcaaaatccaaatccaagaaATCCCATTCAAAACACTTCAACTCAACCGACCAGCTGAGCTCCAAAACTCCAGAAAAACAGCCCACACAGCTCCCCCGCAACCGCGATGTCAGAAAAGTCGCCGAAACCGCTAGAAGGCAGATCCAATCCTGGCCAACCTCCCCAGAGCCCCATAAGTCCAAGAAACCGCTCCCCCAGCAGCCCACTAAGCTACCCGAAAAGTATTATGAActacttttttggtttttaatgtgATTTGAttggtttatttgttttagcttttaattaattaatgtttctgggtttgtatttgTTCTATGTGCAGGTATGAGATTCTTGCTCAGTTTTTTGATAGCTTGGATAGTTCTATTCGGTTGTTGCGGTTGAAGGGTTACTCATCCTCTTTCACCAATATTTGCCCCAAAATTGAGTGTTTAACTGATaggtaaatttttaattttttaatttttgggttttgtttggtttctaagaaagaaaaattttggtTGGGAAATGATTGCATTCTGTGTCTTATAGCGATGATGATTGGTATGAAGATATGAAATTTGTTTTCCCTCTTTTTGGTTGCTTAGAAAATAGAACCTTAAACGTCTGTTTGGATTTGGGAAAAGCGTctgaaaacaaaatagaaaccCATTGCCAAAAAAGTTTTGAGAGGGAAAATGTATGTATTCTCAAAACACagatttttcagtttttttagatcagttttcaaaaattgctacCACACTgcatatttgatatttcttaaGCAACTCACCTGATACATTGACTACACTTAGCTATATGAGATTAATGAATCTTATGATTGTTttgtatgtttaaaaaaaaaaaatgtttttaggaGGTTTACACACAGGCACTTGGCTCAATTGAAGTTTATTTTGCGTGATGCAATTGAGATAAAGAGGGTACTTGTGTTTGATGAGCGGACGAGCTGTATGAAGCCGGATCTCCATGTTTCCATCAACGTTGATGCTGTGGAAAATGATGGGAAGTTGAAATCTGAAAGCGGGAATATGCATTTGAGGAAGGTGTTACGTTCGTGGCTTgtggatttttcaaaatcctTTCCTGAGGTACTCGTGTTCTGTACTTTCTGTATATTACATGGGATATATCCTTAAATTGTTGTTAGTTCTGTATTCATGATCACATCTAGAACAACATTAGTTGCCAatcatttacattttttatttttattttttatgtatatataagtTACTTTGATTCTCTGGTTATAATGCCTTCCTGTCCAATTGAAAAGGGGAGTGTGCTTTGGAATATAATGCACAAAAACTGTTGGGCAtatattctctcttttcttaggACATTCTTGCAGTGAGATGCCTCTGTTTCATCTGTTCCTTCCATTCCTATCTATATATAGTTGTTTTACACTTTATGTATAAACTTTAGCACAAGATTCCATCTGCCACTTATGGCCACCTAATGAGACTGGGTTAAGATAATACCATAATCTAATATAATTTTGATTAGGGTCATATTCTATGGTTTCCATTATAGAAGTGTTCCTTTTTCATACAATTGAAAATCAACTTTATGCTCTAGCTGCTTTTGACGTCCCTTTCACTACAAATGTTAACCATAAAGGTAGCTGTCAGCGTGATATTCACTACCACTTAAAATTGTAACTAACAATATGGATTtgagatgaaaaattattgtcaGTTTACTCATATATATTCGATATGAAGATTTCTGGTAGTTTTAAGCAATGCTCTAAACTGCACCTTAAGATTTTTCTTCTGCATGCAGGTGGATGAAATTCCAGAGGAACTGTTGCCTGAACCATTCAATCGTAAAGAGCTAGACGTCCATTCGAACATGAAAACACCCACCTCATCATTTCCTATTAAGACATCAACTGTTGCACTAACAGCTCTGCAATCAGCAGTATCAGAAACCTGCATTCAGGATGATAAAATTGCAGAAGGAACAGAACAAGGTCTGAATTCAAACATAAACGATTCTCCCAACATGTCATTTCCCCTCGGGACATCAATCGAAGCACATAGAAAACAGCAACCAGTGGTAGCATCACATCTCTCTCGATCTTTCCACAAGCGCTTTTCACAGAAAGTCATTAGCCATGAAGTACAGAACTATCCTCTAAACTTATCAAAGACTGATCTCCAATCTTCAGTTCTTCCAGTTCCAGAGTCACCACTTAACAAAAGTTCCTCCAAAGAGAAAAGTAGTTCTGCTGCTGGTACTCCATCCCCATCAAAACTGTCGTTTGAATCAACCAGCAATGAAAAATGTCTGGCAGTTAATGCTTCCCCTGCTCATTTGCCACAATCTTGCCCACCAGCAACCCCAAGCAAAGAGATAGATGCCATGAATAATGAGAATGGTTCTCCTGCAGAAATTGCTAATATCCAGTTGACTCCTGCAAAACATGTTCTCACTCCAGCTGGGCTGATGAATGTCACGCCCACATTGTATCCACCAAAGAGATGTTATATGAGCCCAGAGGATGATTCCACTAGCTCACCAAACAAGTTAATAAGGCGTCCACCCCGTTCAAGATCGTTAAAATTTGACACTCCCATAAAGAATGGAAACATTGGTGATGAAATGGATGACACTGGAGGTGTTTTAGTTGATAATGATGTTTTTGATATTCTTCCTGAGAATATTTTGCAATCGGTAAGCCCCATTTTGAATTCCttatgctttcatccttaccaAGCATGGTTCTATGTTCTATTTAAAACAATATACaagctatcatttttttttcttctagtgtTATTTGACTGCAATAACCAAcatataaatttcattttgcTTCAAACGGAAATTAAATCAAGGATAGGATATCAGTGTATAGTCATTATGTTTGCATTTATCCTAGCCTTATTAGTTTACAACATGAACATATTGAACCTGGACAGAGACATAGAAGTTTGTTCTGATTGCATCATTAGAATTTATAACTATGTTTTCTTGCTGCAGataatagagaaagagaggaaggcAGTAGAAGAGAGAAATCCGGTGATCTCACGGGCAAAACGGAGGCGACAAATGATTGCTAGCCTGCCTAAGCTCTTCAACATGATTCACTTCTTATTTCAGTCTATTAAGCAGTCTGTTATCACAAAAGAGGAGCTTATACACAAGATAATTGCAAGCCATTGTGGTATTGTTGACAGAAGTAAGCATTTGTACCACA is part of the Quercus robur chromosome 9, dhQueRobu3.1, whole genome shotgun sequence genome and harbors:
- the LOC126700209 gene encoding CDT1-like protein b; protein product: MELSSSSKSKSKKSHSKHFNSTDQLSSKTPEKQPTQLPRNRDVRKVAETARRQIQSWPTSPEPHKSKKPLPQQPTKLPEKYEILAQFFDSLDSSIRLLRLKGYSSSFTNICPKIECLTDRRFTHRHLAQLKFILRDAIEIKRVLVFDERTSCMKPDLHVSINVDAVENDGKLKSESGNMHLRKVLRSWLVDFSKSFPEVDEIPEELLPEPFNRKELDVHSNMKTPTSSFPIKTSTVALTALQSAVSETCIQDDKIAEGTEQGLNSNINDSPNMSFPLGTSIEAHRKQQPVVASHLSRSFHKRFSQKVISHEVQNYPLNLSKTDLQSSVLPVPESPLNKSSSKEKSSSAAGTPSPSKLSFESTSNEKCLAVNASPAHLPQSCPPATPSKEIDAMNNENGSPAEIANIQLTPAKHVLTPAGLMNVTPTLYPPKRCYMSPEDDSTSSPNKLIRRPPRSRSLKFDTPIKNGNIGDEMDDTGGVLVDNDVFDILPENILQSIIEKERKAVEERNPVISRAKRRRQMIASLPKLFNMIHFLFQSIKQSVITKEELIHKIIASHCGIVDRREVEEQLNLLIELVPEWISEKLASGGDLLFRINKTSSPESLRARLEEAK